The Coffea eugenioides isolate CCC68of chromosome 8, Ceug_1.0, whole genome shotgun sequence genome has a segment encoding these proteins:
- the LOC113781094 gene encoding COP9 signalosome complex subunit 5a-like codes for MDSSYSSSSIARQTWELENNIVSMEAAPLEAATSTSSSPPSSTASDPSSDVIFYYDEAAQTKFQQERPWVHDPHYFKRVKISALALLKMVVHARSGGTIEVMGLMQGKTDGDAIIVMDAFALPVEGTETRVNAQADAYEYMVDYSQTNKQAGRLENVVGWYHSHPGYGCWLSGIDVSTQMLNQQYQEPFLAVVIDPTRTVSAGKVEIGAFRTYPEGYKPPDEPVSEYQTIPLNKIEDFGVHCKQYYALDITYFKSSLDCHLLDLLWNKYWVNTLSSSPLLGNGDYVAGQISDLAEKLEQAENQLAHARFGHLMAPPQRKKEEESQLAKITRDSAKITVEQVHGLMSQVIKDILFNTVRQSNKSQTKSSGPDPMVET; via the exons ATGGATTCTTCCTATTCATCATCCTCCATTGCTCGGCAAACGTGGGAGCTCGAGAACAACATCGTCTCGATGGAGGCGGCACCCCTAGAAGCAGCGACGTCGACATCGTCGTCACCACCCTCGTCAACCGCCTCTGACCCCTCGTCGGACGTGATTTTCTACTACGACGAGGCTGCACAGACCAAGTTTCAGCAGGAGAGGCCGTGGGTTCACGACCCTCACTACTTTAAGCGGGTGAAGATCTCTGCTCTTGCCCTTCTCAAAATGGTTGTCCACGCACGCTCCGGCGGCACTATTGAGGTCATGGGACTTATGCAGGGCAAAACCGACGGCGACGCTATTATTGTTATGGACGCTTTTGCCCTCCCCGTTGAGGGCACAGAAACTCGTGTCAATGCCCAGGCCGATGCCTATGAGTACATGGTCGATTATTCGCAGACCAACAAGCAG GCTGGCAGACTGGAGAATGTTGTTGGGTGGTATCATTCCCATCCTGGTTATGGATGCTGGCTTTCTGGTATTGATGTTTCGACACAAATGCTTAACCAGCAATATCAGGAGCCTTTCTTGGCAGTCGTTATTGATCCTACAAGGACAGTGTCTGCTGGAAAAGTGGAAATCGGTGCATTCAGGACCTACCCAGAAGGATATAAGCCTCCAGATGAGCCTGTTTCTGAGTATCAAACCATCCCCTTGAACAAAATTGAAGACTTTGGTGTACATTGTAAACAG TATTATGCATTAGATATCACATACTTTAAATCTTCCCTTGATTGCCATCTCTTGGATCTACTATGGAACAAGTATTGGGTCAACACGCTCTCTTCTTCTCCTTTGCTCGGGAATGGGGATTATGTAGCTGGACAAATCTCAGATTTAG CCGAAAAGCTGGAGCAAGCTGAAAATCAATTGGCTCATGCCCGTTTTGGACACTTAATGGCACCACCTCAGAGGAAGAAAGAG GAAGAATCTCAACTTGCTAAAATTACTCGTGATAGTGCAAAGATAACTGTTGAGCAAGTTCATGGTTTGATGTCTCAG GTCATTAAGGACATTCTTTTCAACACTGTTCGTCAATCAAACAAATCTCAAACAAAGTCTTCAGGTCCTGATCCTATGGTTGAAACCTGA
- the LOC113780419 gene encoding protein FAR1-RELATED SEQUENCE 7-like has translation MDCSKLAEDRTLELGIEFNGEEDAYKFYNKYASKMDFSVCKNYLNKDKDGVTTSRRYSCCKKGVKRKYEGDVMPKRARTPMKTGCGAKMVIVLFRGTMKYRVHDLVLEHNHELHIETGSRPCVVV, from the coding sequence ATGGATTGCAGCAAATTGGCAGAAGATAGGACCCTTGAGTTAGGAATAGAGTTCAACGGTGAAGAGGATGCGTACAAGTTTTACAACAAATATGCCTCTAAAATGGATTTTAGTGTATGCAAAAACTATTTAAATAAAGACAAAGACGGAGTGACCACGTCTAGGAGATATAGTTGCTGCAAGAAAGGTGTGAAGCGCAAGTACGAAGGTGATGTCATGCCAAAGAGGGCACGAACGCCGATGAAAACAGGGTGTGGAGCTAAAATGGTTATCGTATTGTTTAGAGGGACAATGAAGTATCGTGTGCATGACCTTGTCTTAGAGCATAACCATGAGTTGCACATTGAAACTGGATCACGACCTTGTGTAGTTGTTTAA